The Muntiacus reevesi chromosome 7, mMunRee1.1, whole genome shotgun sequence genome includes a region encoding these proteins:
- the REC8 gene encoding meiotic recombination protein REC8 homolog, producing the protein MFYYPNVLQRHTGCFATIWLAATRGTRLVKREYLKVNVVKTCEEILNYVLVRVEPPLPGAPRPRFSLYLSAQLQIGVIRVYSQQCQYLVEDIQHILERLHRAQLQIRIDMVEAELPSLLLPDHLARMETLEDAPDPFFGMMSVDPMLPDPFDIPQVRYLLEAVTPEKVPEEIPPEVPAERIRVTPEAITIKEAEPIRMLRIEGERELPEVSRRELELLIAEEDEAILLEERRLEFKEEPWAPEAEITVPPPSPAALVGVEEAAEPLPSRVLAPEELKLVGWEPEVPLPEVTPPPELRLPPIPVSPELRRPPVAPPPRGPPARRRRRQLLFWDEETQISQKEFQEQMQTRAHCRECPMVQPPERMIRSPAELFRNPTYSGWLPPELLAFWTHCAQPPPRALRRRLPEELEEAEREAAAEEERRKAETPSDIEVLREALEPSGPLMVSSELSLEAAEEEKSRISLVPPEERWPWVEAEQPEVPALPVVPELPEVPVELPVELPPEPELLSPEAVHRAVARELQANREPDFNSLVPPLSPRRMAARVFYLLLVLAAQEILRVKQEEPYGRLLIQPGPRFHDS; encoded by the exons ATGTTCTATTATCCCAATGTGCTTCAGCGCCACACCGGCTGCTTCGCCACCATCTG GCTGGCAGCGACGCGGGGCACCCGGTTGGTGAAGCGCGAATACCTGAAGGTGAATGTGGTGAAGACCTG CGAGGAAATCCTCAATTACGTGCTGGTGCGAGTTGAGCCCCCGCTGCCGGGTGCGCCGCGGCCCCGCTTCTCGCTCTACCTCTCGGCGCAGCTCCAGATTGGCGTCATCCGGGTCTACTCTCAACAATGCCAGTACCTCGTAG AAGACATCCAGCACATCCTGGAGCGCCTGCACCGTGCCCAACTGCAGATCCGCATTGATATGGTGGAGGCTGAGCT ACCCAGCCTGCTGCTGCCTGACCACCTGGCCAGGATGGAGACTCTGGAAGATGCGCCAGACCCCTTTTTTGGGATGATGTCTGTGGATCCCATGCTGCCCGATCCCTTTGATATCCCTCAG GTTCGATACCTTTTAGAGGCCGTGACCCCAGAGAAAGTTCCTGAAGAGATCCCTCCTGAAGTCCCTGCAG aAAGGATTCGGGTCACCCCGGAAGCCATCACGATCAAGGAGGCGGAGCCTATACGTATGCTGAGGATCGAG GGTGAACGGGAACTCCCAGAAGTCAGCCGCCGAGAGTTGGAGCTGCTGATTGCTGAGGAGGATGAAGCCATCTTATTAGAGGAACGTCGGCTAG AATTCAAAGAGGAGCCCTGGGCCCCAGAGGCGGAGATCACAGTACCCCCGCCCTCACCTGCAGCTCTTGTAGG GGTGGAGGAGGCAGCAGAGCCACTTCCCAGCCGGGTCCTGGCCCCAGAAGAGTTGAAGCTGGTAGGCTGGGAGCCGGAGGTCCCACTTCCTG AGGTGACGCCCCCACCGGAGCTGCGTCTGCCACCCATCCCAGTCAGCCCTGAG TTGAGGAGGCCCCCAGTCGCCCCACCTCCCAGGGGCCCACCAGCTCGCCGTCGCCGTCGCCAGTTGTTATTCTGGGACGAGGAGACTCAGATCTCTCAGAAGGAATTCCAGGAACAAATGCAAACCAGAGcccactgcagggagtgt CCAATGGTGCAGCCTCCTGAGAGGATGATCAGGAGCCCCGCGGAGCTGTTCCGAAATCCGACTTACT CGGGCTGGCTACCCCCAGAACTGCTGGCTTTCTGGACCCACTGTGCCCAACCACCTCCAAGGGCACTAAGGCGAAGGCTGCCTGAGGAGCTAGAAGAGGCTGAGAGGGAGGCAGCAGctgaggaggagaggagaaaggctGAGACTCCGAGCGATATTGAG gTCCTGAGGGAGGCCCTGGAGCCCAGTGGGCCCCTCATGGTATCTTCTG AGCTCTCCCTAGAAGCAGCTGAGGAGGAGAAGTCCCGCATCAGCCTCGTGCCCCCGGAAGAGCGGTG GCCTTGGGTGGAGGCAGAGCAGCCAGAGGTCCCTGCGCTGCCTGTGGTGCCTGAGCTCCCTGAGGTGCCCGTGGAGCTGCCCGTGGAGCTGCCCCCCGAGCCCGAGCTGCTGTCACCGGAGGCTGTGCACAG GGCAGTGGCGCGGGAGCTGCAGGCCAACAGGGAGCCCGACTTCAACAGCCTGGTGCCGCCTCTCAGCCCCCGCAGGATGGCCGCCCGGGTCTTCTACCTGCTCCTGG TGCTGGCCGCGCAGGAGATCCTTCGTGTCAAACAGGAGGAGCCATATGGGCGCCTCCTGATCCAGCCAGGGCCCCGATTCCACGACAGTTAA